One Chaetodon auriga isolate fChaAug3 chromosome 14, fChaAug3.hap1, whole genome shotgun sequence genomic window carries:
- the spata7 gene encoding spermatogenesis-associated protein 7 homolog isoform X1 → MGYAEGNIVMESRIGSVSSGLGCSPGMRGQTLKSSPFCPRSSSKLTQSIIKDHMVSHYKKVYSAKAAIDASVPKSLIHSVKYNDQIRQERLRKGGRPQSAHSLSQRNSRASCSSAQSRLSVQYDDSRYLCSRSSTVSSPRFSTSFHAKEIVYPSFKVASQNQFHHGCPASERKYRSPEASSHRKQSACSLAALGEQSCDKTFQDPVQKTYSGDLLQKHSQHFTQDKPFTPKTLKSDKSSYLSSYRYYRAPRRKPTQDCTQSTQMREETFHGSTKTKECTQELYEPSQGFSTEHAWSEDDFNGTYFSASRQQSRANKSRDRDFFDFLSGVSPDGGKSPIMKTVSAEEEELMYLEFISAVTEDILSRGHISDRVLDRVIKRHIDMNQHQLDEGKMRHLLEVLRKDFKEPVNISTFSTELEKEENGLLDAFLPHQESGGNQVKTTENNDSFPYASLIKYCNSPDYADPLLVSTPLGSPERTASTTKTNEKDEDDDNREKGISSPWLSEDVSDNTGISEEDFHQNHTGPTAANEVSNENHEYTSITSDRGFHQDEDEVSCDGQSRELEDLGRSLSQSLHVSSNTQYNNMETAEQHTNTAASVSDDKF, encoded by the exons ATGGGATACGCTGAGGGCAACATTGTCATGGAATCGAGAATAG GGAGTGTATCATCTGGACTGGGATGCAGCCCTGGTATGAGAGGACAGACTTTGAAAAGTAGCC ctttctGCCCTCGCTCCTCCAGCAAGTTGACACAGTCAATCATTAAAGACCACATGGTGTCTCACTACAAAAAGGTTTACTCAGCTAAAG CTGCCATTGATGCCTCAGTACCCAAAAGCTTGATACATAGTGTAAAGT ACAATGACCAGATCAGACAGGAGCGGTTGAGGAAAGGGGGTCGTCCTCAGTCGGCccactctctctcacagagGAATAGCAgagcctcctgctcctcagcccAG AGTAGATTATCTGTGCAGTATGATGACAGCCGCTACCTCTGCTCAAGGAGTTCCACGGTCTCCAGCCCAAGGTTCAGCACTTCCTTTCACGCCAAGGAGATAGTTTATCCGTCGTTTAAAGTCGCCTCACAGAACCAGTTTCATCACGGCTGTCCAGCATCAGAAAGAAAGTACCGGAGCCCAGAAGCGTCTTCGCACAGAAAGCAGTCAGCATGTTCACTGGCAGCTCTAGGAGAGCAGAGTTGCGACAAGACCTTCCAGGACCCCGTTCAGAAGACGTACAGCGGAGACTTACTCCAGAAACATTCACAGCACTTTACCCAAGACAAACCTTTCACCCCTAAGACGCTGAAGTCAGATAAGAGTTCATACCTGTCAAGTTATCGCTACTACAGAGCACCAAGGAGGAAACCTACTCAGGATTGCACTCAGTCAACACAGATGCGAGAGGAGACATTTCATGGAAG CACAAAAACCAAGGAATGCACACAGGAATTGTATGAGCCATCTCAG GGATTTAGCACAGAGCACGCGTGGTCTGAGGATGACTTCAATGGCACATATTTCTCAGCATCTCGACAACAGAGTCGAGCAAACAAGAGCCGAGACCGTGATTTCTTTGATTTCTTGTCCGG GGTCTCACCAGATGGCGGGAAATCTCCCATTATGAAGACTGTATCTGCAGA GGAGGAAGAACTGATGTACCTTGAATTCATTTCTGCTGTAACAGAGGACATCTTGTCTAGGGGGCACATTTCAGACag gGTCTTAGACCGGGTGATAAAGCGCCATATTGACATGAATCAGCATCAGCTTGATGAG GGTAAAATGCGCCACCTCCTGGAAGTGCTGCGTAAAGATTTTAAAGAGCCAGTCAACATATCCACCTTCAGCACAGAGCTTGAAAAAGAAGAGAATGGTCTGCTTGATGCATTCCTACCACATCAAGAATCAGGGGGGAACCAAGTGAAgaccacagaaaacaatgactCATTCCCTTACGCGTCACTAATTAAATACTGCAATTCACCAGATTACGCTGATCCCTTACTGGTGTCCACGCCCTTAGGCTCTCCTGAAAGGACTGCTTCAACgactaaaacaaatgaaaaggatGAAGACGATGACAATCGGGAAAAAGGCATTAGCTCTCCTTGGCTCAGTGAGGACGTTTCCGATAATACAGGAATCAGTGAGGAGGATTTCCATCAAAATCACACAGGCCCAACTGCGGCCAATGAAGTCAGCAATGAAAACCATGAGTACACCAGTATAACCAGTGACAGAGGATTTCatcaggatgaagatgaggtcAGTTGTGATGGACAGTCCAGAGAGCTTGAGGATCTGGGGAGAAGTTTGTCACAGTCACTTCATGTGTCCAGCAATACACAGTACAACAACATGGAGACCGCCGAGCAACATACAAATAcagctgcttctgtcagtgATGATAAGTTCTGA
- the ptpn21 gene encoding tyrosine-protein phosphatase non-receptor type 21 isoform X1: MPLPFGLKLKRTRRYTVSSKSCLVTRIQLLNGEFVEFTLSVESTGQECLEAVAQRLELREITYFSLWYFNKQNQQRWIDLEKPLKKQLDKYGLEPTVYFGVVFYIPSVTQLQQEITRYQYYLQLKKDVLEGRISCSLEQAIRLASLAVQADFGDFNRYDSQEFLQKFVLFPIDWIQDERVLEEATQKVALHYQSFRGLSAPEAEMLYMQEVEKMEGYGQESYQAKDSTGTDVSLGSCLEGIFVKHKNGRPLLLFRWNEINNMSHNRSFFALELTNREESVQFQTEDMETSKYVCRMCLARLKFYKINKSSLEECDPLPSEGSQKSLLTLSFPRFPMLSRPSLPSNKGQTQPTVVNPVRRRSSTRISLPKPQAYMMPPPQMHYNGHFTEPYTSSQDNLYMNSQNGYYYHSQTSLDCSPLEYGSGGRLRNGSVYSAHSTSSLTNPQHYLQPSPMSSNPSITSDITRPDYVPSHRHSALIPPSYRATPDYETVMRQKTRGAGGGMVLSQEHRQSHSMRNLNIGNSYAYSRPDPLVYSQPEIRGEHGGAAQHHHYPFHLGSSFHSPSPYPYPTERRPVVGAVSVPELTNVQLQQAQEYPAPNIMRTHVYRPPPPYPYAHPRPANSTPDLSRHLYVSSSNPDLIITRRVHHSVQTFQEDSLPVAHSLQEVSEPLFSGPPQRHPYHAQKRNSIEIAGLAHSLEGMRVKERAMSSSAAETATPPPVLRGGRSQGSQLNVFLERTKTEDRGDIKEDVQYGHKKSLSDATMLVHSSGEEEEFEDDSGRHTPLSQDTVAAIVPDQPPQQHHSLTSLSSLTSQQQTPMEPPPAYPIGSSLDPSITSSLTYKVHPLIQESEPLYLLSDLRQPRIMPSVSEGDLSGQAKQKTKKDFKKRPVSDVPPGKKTVEGLPPAGMKKGARSEVKKMGPLKVAHLNGLSVSRQPMHNEIKDEPERASNDEKCKFLEQHMERGELLKEYESIPKRHPSAEYTIAQLPESGDKNRFQDVLPYDSTRVELVPTKENNTGYINASHIKVTVGGQEWSYIATQGPLPNTCQDFWQMVWEQGVSIIAMVTAEEESGREKSFRYWPRLGSRHNTVTYGRFKITTRFRTESSCYATTGLKIKHLLTGQERTVWHLQYTDWPDHGCPEDFKGFLTYLEEVQSVRRHTNSISDPKNTNLPVVVHCSAGVGRSGVVILSEIMIACLEHNETLDIPKVLLKVRAQRMMMVQTLAQYTFIYRVLIQYLRNSRLI, from the exons ATGCCCTTGCCATTTGGCTTAAAACTCAAAAGGACTCGAAGGTATACTGTTTCAAGCAAGAGCTGTCTCGTCACTCGGATTCAGCTGCTCAATGGGGAGTTTGTTGAGTTCACACTTTCGGTGGAGAGCACTGGGCAGGAATGTTTGGAGGCAGTTGCTCAGAGACTCGAGTTAAGAGAG ATAACATACTTCAGCCTGTGGTACTTCAACAAGCAGAACCAGCAGAGATGGATTGACTTGGAGAAGCCGCTGAAAAAGCAGCTGGACAAGTACGGGCTGGAGCCCACCGTTTACTTTGGAGTCGTGTTTTACATACCCAGTGTCACCCAACTGCAACAGGAGATCACAAG ATATCAGTATTATCTACAGCTGAAGAAGGATGTTCTGGAGGGCAGGATCTCATGTTCACTAGAACAAGCTATTCGTTTAGCTAGCCTGGCAGTGCAAG CTGACTTTGGAGACTTCAATCGGTATGATTCCCAGGAGTTCCTCCAGAAGTTTGTGTTGTTCCCTATA gACTGGATCCAGGATGAGCGAGTGCTGGAAGAGGCCACTCAGAAAGTGGCTCTTCATTATCAGTCCTTCAG gggTTTATCAGCCCCAGAGGCAGAGATGTTGTACatgcaggaggtggagaagatgGAAGGCTATGGCCAGGAAAGCTATCAAGCCAAG GACAGTACAGGCACAGATGTTAGCCTGGGATCCTGCCTCGAGGGCATCTTTGTCAAGCACAAAAATGGCAGACCGCTTCTCTTATTTAG GTGGAATGAAATTAACAACATGAGTCACAACAGGTCCTTCTTTGCCCTGGAGCTAAccaacagagaggagagtgtTCAGTTCCAGACT GAAGACATGGAAACCTCCAAATATGTGTGCCGGATGTGTCTGGCCAGGCTCAAGTTTTATAAGATTAACAAGAGTAGCCT aGAGGAGTGTGACCCCCTGCCTTCTGAGGGCTCCCAGAAGTCCCTTCTCACTCTATCCTTTCCTCGCTTTCCAATGCTCTCTCGTCCCTCTCTGCCTTCTAATAAGGG CCAAACCCAGCCCACAGTCGTCAACCCAGTCAGACGGAGATCCTCTACTAGAATATCTCTG CCAAAGCCTCAGGCCTACATGATGCCCCCTCCACAAATGCACTACAATGGACATTTCACAGAGCCTTACACCTCATCACAAG ACAACCTGTACATGAACAGTCAGAACGGTTATTACTACCACTCCCAGACCAGCCTGGACTGCTCTCCTCTGGAATACGGCAGCGGAGGGCGTTTACGTAACGGCAGCGTGTACAGCGCCCACAGCACCAGCTCGCTGACTAATCCCCAACACTACCTGCAGCCCTCACCCATGTCCTCCAACCCCTCTATCACTAGCGATATTACCAGGCCGGACTACGTCCCCTCGCATCGCCACAGCGCTCTCATCCCACCCTCCTACCGTGCCACTCCTGATTATGAGACAGTGATGCGTCAGAAGACccgaggagcaggaggagggatggTTTTGTCTCAAGAGCACCGGCAGAGCCACTCCATGAGGAACCTGAACATTGGAAACTCGTACGCCTACAGCAGACCAGACCCTCTAGTTTACAGCCAGCCAGAGATCAGAGGGGAGCATGGCGGAGCAGCCCAGCACCACCACTATCCCTTCCATCTGGGCTCCAGCTTCCACAGCCCCTCTCCATACCCCTACCCCACAGAGAGGAGGCCTGTAGTGGGAGCAGTCAGTGTCCCAGAGCTCACCAATGTCCAGTTACAGCAGGCACAGGAGTATCCAGCTCCTAACATCATGAGAACACATGTGTACAGACCGCCTCCACCCTACCCGTACGCCCATCCCCGGCCTGCCAACAGCACACCTGACCTGTCGCGTCACCTGTATGTTAGCAGTAGCAACCCGGACCTGATCATCACAAGGCGTGTACACCACTCAGTCCAGACTTTCCAGGAGGACAGCCTGCCTGTTGCCCACTCTTTACAGGAAGTGTCAGAGCCTCTGTTCAGTGGACCCCCGCAAAGACACCCATACCACGCTCAGAAGCGTAACTCCATTGAGATTGCTGGATTAGCGCACAGTCTCGAGGGGATGAGGGTCAAAGAGCGGGCCATGTCTTCCTCAGCGGCTGAAACCGCCACGCCCCCTCCTGTCCTGCGTGGCGGCCGCTCTCAGGGCTCTCAGCTCAACGTGTTTCTGGAACGTACAAAGACGGAGGACAGGGGTGACATAAAGGAGGACGTACAGTATGGGCACAAAAAGTCCCTCTCGGATGCCACCATGCTGGTTCACAGCAGCGGTGAAGAAGAGGAGTTTGAGGACGACAGCGGACGTCACACTCCTCTTTCTCAGGATACGGTAGCAGCGATTGTTCCCGACCAGCCgccacagcagcatcacagcttgacttctctctcctctctgacgTCTCAGCAACAGACTCCCATGGAGCCGCCTCCAGCGTACCCCATAGGCTCCTCTCTCGACCCCTCTATTACCAGCTCCCTGACCTACAAGGTTCACCCCCTGATCCAGGAGAGCGAGCCTCTGTACCTGCTGTCAGATTTACGACAGCCCAGGATTATGCCGTCGGTCTCCGAGGGTGACCTGAGTGGCCAGGCCAAACAGAAGACTAAGAAAGACTTCAAGAAGAGGCCTGTGTCTGATGTGCCTCCTGGGAAGAAAACAGTTGAGGGCTTGCCCCCTGCG GGCATGAAGAAAGGAGCGAGGTCAGAAGTGAAGAAGATGGGCCCTCTGAAGGTGGCCCATCTCAACGGCCTGTCCGTGTCCAGGCAGCCAATGCACAACGAGATCAAGGACGAGCCGGAGAGAGCCTCTAATGACGAGAAG tgtaaaTTTCTAGAGCAGCATATGGAGCGGGGAGAGCTGTTAAAGGAGTACGAGAGTATCCCAAAGCGCCATCCGTCAGCGGAATATACCATCGCCCAGCTGCCGGAGAGCGGAGACAAAAACCGCTTCCAAGACGTCCTCCCCTATGACAGCACCCGCGTGGAGCTGGTTCCCACCAAAGAGAACAACACAGGATACATCAATGCATCACATATTAAA GTAACAGTGGGTGGACAGGAGTGGAGCTACATTGCCACGCAGGGTCCGCTGCCAAACACGTGTCAGGACTTCTGGCAGATGGTGTGGGAACAGGGTGTCTCCATCATTGCCATGGTCACTGCTGAGGAG GAGAGCGGCCGAGAAAAGAGCTTCCGCTATTGGCCCCGACTTGGCTCGCGACACAACACGGTGACGTACGGCCGCTTCAAGATCACGACGCGGTTCCGCACAGAGTCCAGCTGCTACGCCACCACAGGGCTGAAGATCAAACACCTCCTGACGGGCCAGGAGAGGACTGTCTGGCACCTGCAGTACACAGACTGGCCTGACCACGGCTGTCCTGAGGACTTCAAAGGCTTCCTCA CTTACCTGGAGGAGGTCCAGTCTGtgaggagacacacaaacagcatcagtgaCCCAAAGAACACCAACCTGCCTGTGGTGGTCCACTGCAGTGCTGGAGTGGGACGATCTGGAGTGGTCATCCTGTCTGAGATCATGATAGCCTGTCTAGAGCACAATGAG ACGCTGGACATCCCAAAGGTCCTGCTGAAGGTTCGTGCTCAGAGAATGATGATGGTTCAGACCTTGGCTCAGTACACCTTCATCTACAGGGTCCTCATCCAGTACCTCCGCAACTCCAGGCTCATATAA
- the ptpn21 gene encoding tyrosine-protein phosphatase non-receptor type 21 isoform X2, with the protein MPLPFGLKLKRTRRYTVSSKSCLVTRIQLLNGEFVEFTLSVESTGQECLEAVAQRLELREITYFSLWYFNKQNQQRWIDLEKPLKKQLDKYGLEPTVYFGVVFYIPSVTQLQQEITRYQYYLQLKKDVLEGRISCSLEQAIRLASLAVQADFGDFNRYDSQEFLQKFVLFPIDWIQDERVLEEATQKVALHYQSFRGLSAPEAEMLYMQEVEKMEGYGQESYQAKDSTGTDVSLGSCLEGIFVKHKNGRPLLLFRWNEINNMSHNRSFFALELTNREESVQFQTEDMETSKYVCRMCLARLKFYKINKSSLQTQPTVVNPVRRRSSTRISLPKPQAYMMPPPQMHYNGHFTEPYTSSQDNLYMNSQNGYYYHSQTSLDCSPLEYGSGGRLRNGSVYSAHSTSSLTNPQHYLQPSPMSSNPSITSDITRPDYVPSHRHSALIPPSYRATPDYETVMRQKTRGAGGGMVLSQEHRQSHSMRNLNIGNSYAYSRPDPLVYSQPEIRGEHGGAAQHHHYPFHLGSSFHSPSPYPYPTERRPVVGAVSVPELTNVQLQQAQEYPAPNIMRTHVYRPPPPYPYAHPRPANSTPDLSRHLYVSSSNPDLIITRRVHHSVQTFQEDSLPVAHSLQEVSEPLFSGPPQRHPYHAQKRNSIEIAGLAHSLEGMRVKERAMSSSAAETATPPPVLRGGRSQGSQLNVFLERTKTEDRGDIKEDVQYGHKKSLSDATMLVHSSGEEEEFEDDSGRHTPLSQDTVAAIVPDQPPQQHHSLTSLSSLTSQQQTPMEPPPAYPIGSSLDPSITSSLTYKVHPLIQESEPLYLLSDLRQPRIMPSVSEGDLSGQAKQKTKKDFKKRPVSDVPPGKKTVEGLPPAGMKKGARSEVKKMGPLKVAHLNGLSVSRQPMHNEIKDEPERASNDEKCKFLEQHMERGELLKEYESIPKRHPSAEYTIAQLPESGDKNRFQDVLPYDSTRVELVPTKENNTGYINASHIKVTVGGQEWSYIATQGPLPNTCQDFWQMVWEQGVSIIAMVTAEEESGREKSFRYWPRLGSRHNTVTYGRFKITTRFRTESSCYATTGLKIKHLLTGQERTVWHLQYTDWPDHGCPEDFKGFLTYLEEVQSVRRHTNSISDPKNTNLPVVVHCSAGVGRSGVVILSEIMIACLEHNETLDIPKVLLKVRAQRMMMVQTLAQYTFIYRVLIQYLRNSRLI; encoded by the exons ATGCCCTTGCCATTTGGCTTAAAACTCAAAAGGACTCGAAGGTATACTGTTTCAAGCAAGAGCTGTCTCGTCACTCGGATTCAGCTGCTCAATGGGGAGTTTGTTGAGTTCACACTTTCGGTGGAGAGCACTGGGCAGGAATGTTTGGAGGCAGTTGCTCAGAGACTCGAGTTAAGAGAG ATAACATACTTCAGCCTGTGGTACTTCAACAAGCAGAACCAGCAGAGATGGATTGACTTGGAGAAGCCGCTGAAAAAGCAGCTGGACAAGTACGGGCTGGAGCCCACCGTTTACTTTGGAGTCGTGTTTTACATACCCAGTGTCACCCAACTGCAACAGGAGATCACAAG ATATCAGTATTATCTACAGCTGAAGAAGGATGTTCTGGAGGGCAGGATCTCATGTTCACTAGAACAAGCTATTCGTTTAGCTAGCCTGGCAGTGCAAG CTGACTTTGGAGACTTCAATCGGTATGATTCCCAGGAGTTCCTCCAGAAGTTTGTGTTGTTCCCTATA gACTGGATCCAGGATGAGCGAGTGCTGGAAGAGGCCACTCAGAAAGTGGCTCTTCATTATCAGTCCTTCAG gggTTTATCAGCCCCAGAGGCAGAGATGTTGTACatgcaggaggtggagaagatgGAAGGCTATGGCCAGGAAAGCTATCAAGCCAAG GACAGTACAGGCACAGATGTTAGCCTGGGATCCTGCCTCGAGGGCATCTTTGTCAAGCACAAAAATGGCAGACCGCTTCTCTTATTTAG GTGGAATGAAATTAACAACATGAGTCACAACAGGTCCTTCTTTGCCCTGGAGCTAAccaacagagaggagagtgtTCAGTTCCAGACT GAAGACATGGAAACCTCCAAATATGTGTGCCGGATGTGTCTGGCCAGGCTCAAGTTTTATAAGATTAACAAGAGTAGCCT CCAAACCCAGCCCACAGTCGTCAACCCAGTCAGACGGAGATCCTCTACTAGAATATCTCTG CCAAAGCCTCAGGCCTACATGATGCCCCCTCCACAAATGCACTACAATGGACATTTCACAGAGCCTTACACCTCATCACAAG ACAACCTGTACATGAACAGTCAGAACGGTTATTACTACCACTCCCAGACCAGCCTGGACTGCTCTCCTCTGGAATACGGCAGCGGAGGGCGTTTACGTAACGGCAGCGTGTACAGCGCCCACAGCACCAGCTCGCTGACTAATCCCCAACACTACCTGCAGCCCTCACCCATGTCCTCCAACCCCTCTATCACTAGCGATATTACCAGGCCGGACTACGTCCCCTCGCATCGCCACAGCGCTCTCATCCCACCCTCCTACCGTGCCACTCCTGATTATGAGACAGTGATGCGTCAGAAGACccgaggagcaggaggagggatggTTTTGTCTCAAGAGCACCGGCAGAGCCACTCCATGAGGAACCTGAACATTGGAAACTCGTACGCCTACAGCAGACCAGACCCTCTAGTTTACAGCCAGCCAGAGATCAGAGGGGAGCATGGCGGAGCAGCCCAGCACCACCACTATCCCTTCCATCTGGGCTCCAGCTTCCACAGCCCCTCTCCATACCCCTACCCCACAGAGAGGAGGCCTGTAGTGGGAGCAGTCAGTGTCCCAGAGCTCACCAATGTCCAGTTACAGCAGGCACAGGAGTATCCAGCTCCTAACATCATGAGAACACATGTGTACAGACCGCCTCCACCCTACCCGTACGCCCATCCCCGGCCTGCCAACAGCACACCTGACCTGTCGCGTCACCTGTATGTTAGCAGTAGCAACCCGGACCTGATCATCACAAGGCGTGTACACCACTCAGTCCAGACTTTCCAGGAGGACAGCCTGCCTGTTGCCCACTCTTTACAGGAAGTGTCAGAGCCTCTGTTCAGTGGACCCCCGCAAAGACACCCATACCACGCTCAGAAGCGTAACTCCATTGAGATTGCTGGATTAGCGCACAGTCTCGAGGGGATGAGGGTCAAAGAGCGGGCCATGTCTTCCTCAGCGGCTGAAACCGCCACGCCCCCTCCTGTCCTGCGTGGCGGCCGCTCTCAGGGCTCTCAGCTCAACGTGTTTCTGGAACGTACAAAGACGGAGGACAGGGGTGACATAAAGGAGGACGTACAGTATGGGCACAAAAAGTCCCTCTCGGATGCCACCATGCTGGTTCACAGCAGCGGTGAAGAAGAGGAGTTTGAGGACGACAGCGGACGTCACACTCCTCTTTCTCAGGATACGGTAGCAGCGATTGTTCCCGACCAGCCgccacagcagcatcacagcttgacttctctctcctctctgacgTCTCAGCAACAGACTCCCATGGAGCCGCCTCCAGCGTACCCCATAGGCTCCTCTCTCGACCCCTCTATTACCAGCTCCCTGACCTACAAGGTTCACCCCCTGATCCAGGAGAGCGAGCCTCTGTACCTGCTGTCAGATTTACGACAGCCCAGGATTATGCCGTCGGTCTCCGAGGGTGACCTGAGTGGCCAGGCCAAACAGAAGACTAAGAAAGACTTCAAGAAGAGGCCTGTGTCTGATGTGCCTCCTGGGAAGAAAACAGTTGAGGGCTTGCCCCCTGCG GGCATGAAGAAAGGAGCGAGGTCAGAAGTGAAGAAGATGGGCCCTCTGAAGGTGGCCCATCTCAACGGCCTGTCCGTGTCCAGGCAGCCAATGCACAACGAGATCAAGGACGAGCCGGAGAGAGCCTCTAATGACGAGAAG tgtaaaTTTCTAGAGCAGCATATGGAGCGGGGAGAGCTGTTAAAGGAGTACGAGAGTATCCCAAAGCGCCATCCGTCAGCGGAATATACCATCGCCCAGCTGCCGGAGAGCGGAGACAAAAACCGCTTCCAAGACGTCCTCCCCTATGACAGCACCCGCGTGGAGCTGGTTCCCACCAAAGAGAACAACACAGGATACATCAATGCATCACATATTAAA GTAACAGTGGGTGGACAGGAGTGGAGCTACATTGCCACGCAGGGTCCGCTGCCAAACACGTGTCAGGACTTCTGGCAGATGGTGTGGGAACAGGGTGTCTCCATCATTGCCATGGTCACTGCTGAGGAG GAGAGCGGCCGAGAAAAGAGCTTCCGCTATTGGCCCCGACTTGGCTCGCGACACAACACGGTGACGTACGGCCGCTTCAAGATCACGACGCGGTTCCGCACAGAGTCCAGCTGCTACGCCACCACAGGGCTGAAGATCAAACACCTCCTGACGGGCCAGGAGAGGACTGTCTGGCACCTGCAGTACACAGACTGGCCTGACCACGGCTGTCCTGAGGACTTCAAAGGCTTCCTCA CTTACCTGGAGGAGGTCCAGTCTGtgaggagacacacaaacagcatcagtgaCCCAAAGAACACCAACCTGCCTGTGGTGGTCCACTGCAGTGCTGGAGTGGGACGATCTGGAGTGGTCATCCTGTCTGAGATCATGATAGCCTGTCTAGAGCACAATGAG ACGCTGGACATCCCAAAGGTCCTGCTGAAGGTTCGTGCTCAGAGAATGATGATGGTTCAGACCTTGGCTCAGTACACCTTCATCTACAGGGTCCTCATCCAGTACCTCCGCAACTCCAGGCTCATATAA
- the spata7 gene encoding spermatogenesis-associated protein 7 homolog isoform X2 has translation MRGQTLKSSPFCPRSSSKLTQSIIKDHMVSHYKKVYSAKAAIDASVPKSLIHSVKYNDQIRQERLRKGGRPQSAHSLSQRNSRASCSSAQSRLSVQYDDSRYLCSRSSTVSSPRFSTSFHAKEIVYPSFKVASQNQFHHGCPASERKYRSPEASSHRKQSACSLAALGEQSCDKTFQDPVQKTYSGDLLQKHSQHFTQDKPFTPKTLKSDKSSYLSSYRYYRAPRRKPTQDCTQSTQMREETFHGSTKTKECTQELYEPSQGFSTEHAWSEDDFNGTYFSASRQQSRANKSRDRDFFDFLSGVSPDGGKSPIMKTVSAEEEELMYLEFISAVTEDILSRGHISDRVLDRVIKRHIDMNQHQLDEGKMRHLLEVLRKDFKEPVNISTFSTELEKEENGLLDAFLPHQESGGNQVKTTENNDSFPYASLIKYCNSPDYADPLLVSTPLGSPERTASTTKTNEKDEDDDNREKGISSPWLSEDVSDNTGISEEDFHQNHTGPTAANEVSNENHEYTSITSDRGFHQDEDEVSCDGQSRELEDLGRSLSQSLHVSSNTQYNNMETAEQHTNTAASVSDDKF, from the exons ATGAGAGGACAGACTTTGAAAAGTAGCC ctttctGCCCTCGCTCCTCCAGCAAGTTGACACAGTCAATCATTAAAGACCACATGGTGTCTCACTACAAAAAGGTTTACTCAGCTAAAG CTGCCATTGATGCCTCAGTACCCAAAAGCTTGATACATAGTGTAAAGT ACAATGACCAGATCAGACAGGAGCGGTTGAGGAAAGGGGGTCGTCCTCAGTCGGCccactctctctcacagagGAATAGCAgagcctcctgctcctcagcccAG AGTAGATTATCTGTGCAGTATGATGACAGCCGCTACCTCTGCTCAAGGAGTTCCACGGTCTCCAGCCCAAGGTTCAGCACTTCCTTTCACGCCAAGGAGATAGTTTATCCGTCGTTTAAAGTCGCCTCACAGAACCAGTTTCATCACGGCTGTCCAGCATCAGAAAGAAAGTACCGGAGCCCAGAAGCGTCTTCGCACAGAAAGCAGTCAGCATGTTCACTGGCAGCTCTAGGAGAGCAGAGTTGCGACAAGACCTTCCAGGACCCCGTTCAGAAGACGTACAGCGGAGACTTACTCCAGAAACATTCACAGCACTTTACCCAAGACAAACCTTTCACCCCTAAGACGCTGAAGTCAGATAAGAGTTCATACCTGTCAAGTTATCGCTACTACAGAGCACCAAGGAGGAAACCTACTCAGGATTGCACTCAGTCAACACAGATGCGAGAGGAGACATTTCATGGAAG CACAAAAACCAAGGAATGCACACAGGAATTGTATGAGCCATCTCAG GGATTTAGCACAGAGCACGCGTGGTCTGAGGATGACTTCAATGGCACATATTTCTCAGCATCTCGACAACAGAGTCGAGCAAACAAGAGCCGAGACCGTGATTTCTTTGATTTCTTGTCCGG GGTCTCACCAGATGGCGGGAAATCTCCCATTATGAAGACTGTATCTGCAGA GGAGGAAGAACTGATGTACCTTGAATTCATTTCTGCTGTAACAGAGGACATCTTGTCTAGGGGGCACATTTCAGACag gGTCTTAGACCGGGTGATAAAGCGCCATATTGACATGAATCAGCATCAGCTTGATGAG GGTAAAATGCGCCACCTCCTGGAAGTGCTGCGTAAAGATTTTAAAGAGCCAGTCAACATATCCACCTTCAGCACAGAGCTTGAAAAAGAAGAGAATGGTCTGCTTGATGCATTCCTACCACATCAAGAATCAGGGGGGAACCAAGTGAAgaccacagaaaacaatgactCATTCCCTTACGCGTCACTAATTAAATACTGCAATTCACCAGATTACGCTGATCCCTTACTGGTGTCCACGCCCTTAGGCTCTCCTGAAAGGACTGCTTCAACgactaaaacaaatgaaaaggatGAAGACGATGACAATCGGGAAAAAGGCATTAGCTCTCCTTGGCTCAGTGAGGACGTTTCCGATAATACAGGAATCAGTGAGGAGGATTTCCATCAAAATCACACAGGCCCAACTGCGGCCAATGAAGTCAGCAATGAAAACCATGAGTACACCAGTATAACCAGTGACAGAGGATTTCatcaggatgaagatgaggtcAGTTGTGATGGACAGTCCAGAGAGCTTGAGGATCTGGGGAGAAGTTTGTCACAGTCACTTCATGTGTCCAGCAATACACAGTACAACAACATGGAGACCGCCGAGCAACATACAAATAcagctgcttctgtcagtgATGATAAGTTCTGA